A single genomic interval of Sceloporus undulatus isolate JIND9_A2432 ecotype Alabama chromosome 2, SceUnd_v1.1, whole genome shotgun sequence harbors:
- the LOC121922912 gene encoding zinc finger protein 239-like, whose translation MEEDGKKAFLAVSHHPSIRCLGEDFKDNEQESETYKEPAVASWEITKLLMEKEEFGNRRGPKRQKGNQAEKNSFVFLGADLAKPLDSQTKQLQCPVCGEILKYKSQFNIHLRVHTGGKPYKCMHCGKSFSQKAHLHSHQKTHTGEKPYKCMECGKSFSHNGNLHIHQKTSPGANRTKCMQCGKSFNQVPIYIYLKEHTTGEKNHYNAWNVEKALLRLDIYLHIKKRTQGKIYKMHECERASVAVEVFIHIKKPTREENI comes from the exons ATGGAGGAAGATGGGAAAAAGGCCTTTCTGG CCGTGTCTCACCATCCCTCAATCCGTTGCCTTGGAGAAGACTTCAAAG ATAATGAGCAGGAGAGTGAGACCTACAAAGAGCCAGCTGTGGCATCATGGGAAATAACCAAACTTCTCATGGAAAAAGAGGAATTTGGAAATCGAAGAGGACCTAAAAGGCAGAAAGGAAACCAAGCAGAGAAGAACTCTTTTGTTTTCTTGGGCGCTGATCTTGCTAAACCTCTGGATTCACAGACAAAACAGCTACAATGTCCTGTCTGTggggaaatattaaaatataaatcacaGTTCAATATACACTTGAGAGTTCATACAGGAGGGAAGCCCTACAAATGCATGCattgtggaaagagcttcagtcaaaAGGCCCATCTACATTcacaccaaaaaacccacacaggggagaaaccatataaatgcatggaatgtggaaagagcttcagtcacaaTGGAAATCTACATATACACCAAAAAACTTCACCAGGGGCGAACCGTACTAAATGCAtgcaatgtggaaagagcttcaatcaAGTTCCCATCTACATTTACCTCAAAGAACACACCACAGGGGAGAAAAACCATTataatgcatggaatgtggaaaaggCTTTACTCAGACTGGACATCTACCTTCACATCAAAAAACGCACACAGGGAAAAATCTATAAAATGCATGAATGTGAAAGAGCTTCAGTAGCAGTGGAAGTTTTCATTCACATCAAAAAACCCACTCGGGAAGAAAACATataa